In Solea senegalensis isolate Sse05_10M linkage group LG6, IFAPA_SoseM_1, whole genome shotgun sequence, one genomic interval encodes:
- the LOC122770704 gene encoding E3 ubiquitin-protein ligase RBBP6-like: MSCVHYKFSSKLDYNTVTFDGLHITLNELKRQIMARERLKATDCDLQITNAQTREEYTDDEAHIPKHSSVIVRRTPIGGVKPAGRTFIVDRSDTAVVGSSRPVCKPNPKQHSVLLSLLTLSPSFWL, encoded by the exons ATGTCGTGTGTTCACTACAAGTTTTCTTCCAAACTGGACTACAACACAGTCACTTTCGATGGGCTGCACATCACTCTCAACGAGCTTAAACGGCAGATCATGGCTCGGGAGCGCCTCAAGGCCACAGACTGCGACCTGCAGATCACCAATGCGCAAACTCGAGAAG AATATACTGATGATGAAGCCCACATTCCAAAACACTCGTCCGTGATTGTCCGCCGTACTCCGATCGGTGGAGTAAAACCTGCTGGCAGGACGTTCATTGT AGATCGTTCTGACACAGCTGTGGTGGGATCATCTAGACCCGTATGTAAACCAAACCCAAAACAacactctgtcctcctctcacttctcactctctccccctctttctgGCTTTAG